The Pseudarthrobacter sulfonivorans genome includes a window with the following:
- a CDS encoding ATP-binding cassette domain-containing protein, which produces MSESTGKPVIELKDVKVYHHARGGGVFRPNIVKAVDGVDFSISRGETVGIVGESGCGKSTLASVLVGLQTPTSGEVLFHGKPAIKRNAALRKEFGRSVSVVFQDPATALNPRMTVQDILTDPLQIHGIGTAATRAAKVKDLLALVGLPQSAAEVTPSQVSGGQRQRVAIARALALDPDIIVADEPTSALDVSVRAQVLNLLSDLKTQLNLGMVFISHDIQTVRYVSDRICVMYFGKIVEQGTATQVFDSPTNDYTKKLLGAAPSLLHI; this is translated from the coding sequence GTGAGTGAATCAACCGGCAAGCCGGTCATCGAGCTCAAGGACGTCAAGGTCTACCACCACGCACGTGGCGGCGGGGTCTTCCGCCCGAACATCGTCAAAGCGGTCGACGGCGTCGACTTCAGCATCAGCCGCGGCGAAACCGTGGGCATCGTGGGTGAGTCCGGCTGCGGCAAGTCCACGCTCGCGTCCGTGCTCGTGGGACTGCAGACGCCGACGTCGGGCGAGGTGCTGTTCCACGGCAAGCCCGCCATCAAGCGGAACGCCGCCCTGCGCAAGGAATTCGGCCGCTCCGTGTCCGTGGTCTTCCAGGACCCCGCCACGGCGCTGAACCCGCGCATGACCGTCCAGGACATCCTCACGGACCCCCTCCAGATCCACGGCATCGGCACTGCGGCAACGCGTGCCGCGAAGGTCAAGGATCTGCTGGCCCTGGTGGGCCTGCCGCAGTCCGCGGCCGAGGTCACGCCGTCGCAGGTTTCCGGCGGCCAGCGCCAGCGTGTGGCAATCGCCCGCGCACTGGCACTGGACCCGGACATCATCGTGGCGGACGAGCCGACGTCGGCCCTTGACGTCTCCGTCCGCGCCCAGGTGCTGAACCTGCTCTCGGACCTGAAGACCCAGCTGAACCTCGGCATGGTGTTCATCTCGCACGACATCCAGACCGTCCGCTACGTCTCGGACCGCATCTGCGTTATGTACTTCGGCAAGATCGTCGAGCAGGGCACCGCCACCCAGGTCTTCGACAGCCCCACCAACGACTACACCAAAAAGCTCCTGGGCGCCGCCCCGAGCCTGCTCCACATCTAG
- a CDS encoding dihydrodipicolinate synthase family protein codes for MTTVASRFQGVIPPVVTPRTVDGAIDVPSLENVTKHLLDGGVSGLFVLGSSGEVTHMTNTERDLVVQTVAGVNAGQVPLIVGAVEQTTNRVIEEAKRVIALGADSIVATSLYYAISNAQENGTHFRSIAAAVDVPVFAYDVPVRTHFKLPTDLLVELGREGVIAGVKDSSGDDVSFRQLLLAAKDIPNFDIFTGHEVVVDGALLGGAQGVVPGLGNVDPAGYRRLFDAAQAGDWAQAAAEQDRLADVFEIVYTPKPGRMSGNAAGLGAFKTALQLMGIIKTNVMSAPMLSLDEDETKAIRAILERNGLM; via the coding sequence GTGACCACCGTCGCTTCCCGTTTCCAGGGCGTCATTCCGCCCGTCGTAACCCCCCGCACCGTCGATGGCGCCATCGACGTACCGTCGCTGGAAAACGTCACCAAGCACCTGCTCGACGGCGGCGTCAGCGGCCTGTTTGTGCTGGGATCCTCCGGCGAGGTCACCCACATGACCAACACCGAGCGCGACCTCGTCGTGCAGACCGTGGCAGGCGTGAACGCCGGCCAGGTGCCGCTGATCGTGGGCGCTGTGGAGCAGACCACCAACCGCGTCATCGAAGAAGCCAAGCGCGTCATCGCGCTGGGTGCCGACTCGATCGTGGCCACCAGCCTGTACTACGCCATCTCCAACGCCCAGGAGAACGGCACGCATTTCCGCTCCATCGCCGCCGCCGTCGACGTTCCCGTCTTCGCCTACGACGTGCCGGTGCGCACCCACTTCAAGCTGCCCACCGACCTTCTGGTCGAGCTGGGCCGCGAGGGCGTCATTGCCGGGGTGAAGGACTCCTCCGGCGACGACGTCTCGTTCCGCCAGCTGCTGCTGGCCGCCAAGGACATCCCCAACTTCGACATCTTCACCGGCCACGAAGTGGTTGTGGACGGCGCCCTCCTGGGCGGCGCCCAGGGTGTTGTTCCGGGCCTCGGCAACGTTGACCCGGCGGGCTACCGCCGCCTGTTCGACGCCGCACAGGCCGGCGACTGGGCCCAGGCCGCAGCCGAGCAGGACCGCTTGGCCGACGTCTTCGAAATCGTCTACACCCCTAAGCCCGGCCGCATGTCCGGAAACGCCGCCGGCCTGGGCGCCTTCAAGACCGCCCTGCAGCTCATGGGCATCATCAAGACGAACGTCATGAGCGCGCCCATGCTCTCCTTGGACGAAGACGAGACCAAGGCAATCCGCGCCATCCTGGAACGCAACGGCCTGATGTAG
- a CDS encoding ABC transporter permease, giving the protein MVTILRLLGRRLAALPLMILGITLLVFLVLQAAPGDQASSALGDGASEEAKQQYRQENGLNDPLVIQYFAFLGRLLQLDLGVTTPPAKSVAAMIGSAFPLTLQLTFLGVLIAIVLSLTFGILGALYRDKWQDQLVRVFSIAAIATPSFWLGILLIQWFALGASPLFPSGGIATPESGFGGWLNSMALPALALGIPVSASLIRVVRTSMVEELDRDYVRTAIGNGVPYREVVSKNVLRNALVTPVTVLGLRVGYLLGGAVVIEMIFALPGMGQLILNGITNLDVNLVQGVVLTISVTFVLVNIVVDLLYLLINPRIRTV; this is encoded by the coding sequence TTGGTCACGATATTGCGTCTGCTAGGCCGCAGACTCGCAGCACTGCCATTGATGATCCTGGGCATCACCCTGCTCGTCTTCCTTGTCCTGCAGGCCGCTCCCGGCGACCAGGCAAGCTCCGCCCTCGGCGACGGCGCCAGCGAAGAAGCGAAGCAGCAGTACCGCCAGGAAAACGGCCTCAACGACCCGCTGGTCATCCAGTACTTCGCCTTCCTCGGCAGGCTTCTGCAGCTCGACCTCGGCGTCACCACCCCGCCGGCCAAGTCGGTGGCCGCCATGATCGGCTCCGCGTTCCCCCTGACGCTGCAGCTGACCTTCCTGGGCGTGCTGATCGCGATCGTCCTGTCCCTGACCTTCGGCATCCTCGGCGCCCTGTACCGGGACAAATGGCAGGACCAGCTGGTCCGCGTTTTCTCGATCGCCGCGATCGCCACGCCGTCGTTCTGGCTCGGCATCCTCCTGATCCAGTGGTTCGCCCTCGGCGCCAGCCCCCTGTTCCCCTCCGGGGGCATCGCGACGCCGGAATCCGGCTTCGGCGGCTGGCTCAACTCGATGGCCCTCCCGGCCCTGGCCCTCGGCATCCCGGTCTCCGCCTCGCTGATCCGCGTGGTCCGCACCTCGATGGTGGAGGAGCTGGACCGCGACTACGTCCGCACCGCCATCGGCAACGGCGTCCCCTACCGCGAAGTGGTCTCCAAGAACGTCCTCCGCAACGCCCTGGTGACCCCGGTGACCGTGCTGGGACTCCGCGTGGGCTACCTGCTCGGCGGCGCCGTCGTGATTGAAATGATCTTCGCCCTGCCCGGCATGGGCCAGCTGATCCTCAACGGCATCACCAACCTGGACGTCAACCTGGTCCAGGGCGTGGTGCTCACCATCTCCGTCACCTTCGTTCTGGTGAACATCGTGGTGGACCTCCTGTACCTGCTCATCAACCCCCGAATCAGGACGGTATAG
- a CDS encoding dipeptide/oligopeptide/nickel ABC transporter permease/ATP-binding protein — protein sequence MRSKLAERLSAPGLRFKALPWGSRIALLFLIMIVLSAVFAPVIAPHDPLETFVPATPPGAEHFFGTDRLGRDIFSRLLFGAQSSLMIGLGAVILAILVGALLGSFAATSSKAVNELIMRLMDILMAFPGIALAAVLLAAFGNSVPTIIIAIAIIYTPQLARVVRANVLSQYGEDYVRAERVIGAGRFYILLKHIVRNTAAPVLVFATVMVADAIILEASLSFLGAGVQDPAPSWGNVISYGRNLVLSGGWWATTFAGVTILLTVLSLNILAEGLTDAMVNPKLRKAPVVKDDDGSAAAVAGAAVGAGVDTQIGTSVAQPSVVEEHELDGVRAAYGDVLTEEHYNEAAILSDPKLAAANPHLLLDKELELLSAIEATRTDRLPQVPAGARNVLEVRNLSIRFPGRFGDTAIVDNVSFTVREGETMGLVGESGCGKSITSLAVMGLLPKTAQVTGSIKFDGKELLDPATSHSSIKAYEGLRGQQIAMVYQDALSSLNPSMKIKDQMEQLTKRGGRKTPTELLELVKLDPVRTLASYPHELSGGQRQRVLIAMALSRSPKIVVADEPTTALDVTVQKQVVDLLNELREQLGFAMVFVSHDLALVASLAHRITVMYAGQVVESAQASELLQNPKHEYTRGLLGAVLSIEADAVRLHQIPGTVPSPRDFAPGDRFAPRSLRSDADPDQQLVLTSVGAAGGGDADHYWASHLKEDAK from the coding sequence ATGCGTAGCAAGCTTGCTGAACGGCTGAGTGCCCCGGGCCTCCGTTTCAAGGCGCTGCCTTGGGGCTCCCGCATCGCCCTCCTCTTCCTCATCATGATCGTCCTCTCCGCCGTGTTCGCGCCGGTCATCGCGCCGCACGATCCGCTGGAGACCTTCGTCCCCGCCACCCCGCCGGGCGCCGAGCACTTCTTCGGCACCGACCGGCTGGGCCGCGACATCTTCTCCCGCCTGCTGTTCGGCGCCCAGTCTTCGCTCATGATCGGCCTCGGCGCCGTGATCCTGGCCATCCTGGTGGGCGCGTTGCTGGGCTCCTTCGCCGCGACGTCCAGCAAGGCCGTCAACGAACTGATCATGCGCCTCATGGACATCCTGATGGCGTTCCCGGGCATCGCCCTGGCCGCAGTGCTGCTGGCCGCGTTCGGGAACTCGGTTCCCACCATCATCATCGCGATCGCCATCATCTACACCCCGCAGCTGGCCCGCGTGGTCCGCGCCAACGTGCTCTCCCAGTACGGCGAGGACTACGTCCGTGCCGAGCGTGTGATCGGCGCAGGCCGTTTCTACATCCTGCTCAAGCACATCGTCCGCAACACCGCCGCCCCCGTGCTGGTGTTCGCCACGGTGATGGTGGCCGACGCCATCATCCTCGAAGCCTCGCTGTCCTTCCTCGGCGCCGGCGTCCAGGATCCCGCCCCGTCGTGGGGCAACGTGATCTCCTACGGCCGCAACCTGGTCCTGTCCGGCGGCTGGTGGGCCACCACGTTCGCCGGTGTGACCATCCTGCTGACCGTGCTGTCGCTGAACATCCTCGCCGAGGGCCTCACCGACGCCATGGTGAACCCGAAACTGCGCAAGGCACCTGTAGTGAAGGACGACGACGGTTCGGCAGCTGCTGTGGCCGGCGCAGCGGTGGGTGCCGGCGTCGACACCCAGATCGGCACCTCCGTGGCCCAGCCGTCAGTGGTGGAAGAGCACGAGCTCGACGGCGTCCGCGCCGCCTACGGCGACGTCCTCACAGAGGAGCACTACAACGAGGCAGCCATCCTCTCCGATCCGAAGCTGGCCGCGGCGAACCCGCACCTGCTGCTGGACAAGGAACTGGAACTGCTCTCCGCCATCGAGGCCACTCGCACCGACCGCCTCCCCCAGGTACCGGCCGGCGCCCGCAACGTCCTCGAGGTCAGGAACCTGTCCATCCGCTTCCCGGGCCGCTTCGGCGACACCGCGATTGTGGACAACGTCTCCTTCACGGTCCGCGAAGGCGAAACCATGGGCCTGGTGGGCGAATCGGGCTGCGGCAAGTCCATCACGTCCCTCGCGGTCATGGGCCTGCTGCCCAAAACCGCGCAGGTCACCGGGTCCATCAAGTTCGACGGCAAGGAACTGCTGGATCCGGCCACCAGCCACAGCAGCATCAAGGCCTACGAAGGCCTGCGCGGCCAGCAGATCGCCATGGTCTACCAGGACGCCCTGAGCTCCCTGAACCCGTCCATGAAGATCAAGGACCAGATGGAGCAGCTGACCAAGCGCGGAGGCCGCAAGACCCCCACCGAGCTGCTGGAACTGGTCAAGCTCGATCCTGTCCGGACGCTCGCCAGCTACCCGCACGAGCTCTCCGGCGGCCAGCGCCAGCGCGTCCTGATCGCCATGGCCCTGTCCCGTTCACCGAAGATCGTGGTTGCCGATGAGCCCACCACCGCCTTGGACGTCACCGTCCAGAAGCAGGTAGTGGACCTGCTCAACGAGCTGCGCGAACAGCTGGGCTTCGCCATGGTCTTCGTCAGCCACGACCTTGCCCTGGTGGCCTCCCTGGCCCACCGCATCACCGTCATGTACGCCGGCCAGGTGGTGGAATCCGCGCAGGCTTCGGAGCTGCTGCAGAACCCCAAGCACGAGTACACCCGCGGCCTGCTCGGCGCTGTCCTCTCCATCGAGGCCGACGCCGTGCGCCTGCACCAGATCCCCGGCACCGTCCCGTCCCCGCGCGACTTCGCCCCGGGCGACCGCTTCGCCCCGCGTTCACTGCGGTCCGACGCCGACCCCGACCAGCAGCTGGTCCTGACGTCAGTAGGAGCCGCCGGCGGCGGGGACGCTGACCACTACTGGGCGAGCCACCTGAAGGAGGATGCAAAGTGA